A genomic stretch from Candidatus Avedoeria danica includes:
- a CDS encoding DEAD/DEAH box helicase: MSKPPPPRFVVPVDDLWRSFVGNPRFAPNLVAVRDVAARPAEHAPWPRALAPVVARAAARRGIDAPYRHQAAAIAAALAPGEGPVAVATGTASGKSLCFTAPILDALVRDPSARALCLFPTKALAQDQLAALHGWQEALDAAARDAGDAGADPPRVVLAPATYDGDTPQAMRGRIRAGARIVLTNPDMLHTGLLPHHTSWSSFLAGLRYVVIDEIHVYRGVFGSHVANVLRRLRRVAAFHGATPRFVVLSATIANPAELAEALAGAAPTLFDDDGAPSGRRLFACYNPPIVDAALNLRRGVVAEAEPVARHFLAGGVQTIVFARARQTAELLVRLLGGGGGPAVRGYRGGYTATERRAIEADLRDGRLRGVVATNALELGIDIGELDACVMMGYPGSIASARQQAGRVGRRTGTAVAVLIAGGSPLDQFIVRHPDYLFDRSPEEARLDPDNLRIVLEHVRCAAFELPFGAEEAARPFGAPLGAAGGVDGGAAGGATVGATGGVAVGDLLAVLEAAGSLSARGGTWYWLADRYPAEGVNLRGAASDVVAIVRQSPARDSLDVARQDILGTIDRSRAPLVVHTGAVYLHDGTPWRVESLDWEAGRALVVPTDGATYTRGSARVDVEPILTAAERDEGPCRVGYGELEVRSKPTSYRELRFSTNETIGWGTIDLPESVHVAGGYWFTLDEACVEHLRAIGRWDFDPSGDRGPNWPVQRAAALARDGHRCRLCGAVPRPGRTHDVHHLRPFRLFGWLKGINENHRLANDLDNLITLCPACHRLAERALGLHGALSGVGYALGHIAPLLLMCDAADLGVTTTAHAPWSQRPTVVVYEQAGGGVGFGEALWRRHAELIALCTDLVEGCRCTWGCPSCVGPGEPGGEAKRHARAVLGALGGGGRMPAA; the protein is encoded by the coding sequence GTGTCCAAGCCGCCGCCGCCCCGCTTCGTCGTGCCCGTCGACGACCTCTGGCGCTCGTTCGTCGGCAACCCGCGCTTCGCCCCCAACCTCGTGGCCGTGCGCGACGTGGCCGCGCGGCCGGCCGAGCACGCGCCGTGGCCGCGTGCGCTGGCGCCCGTCGTCGCCCGTGCCGCCGCCCGCCGCGGGATCGACGCACCGTATCGTCATCAGGCCGCCGCCATCGCCGCCGCGCTCGCGCCGGGCGAGGGCCCCGTGGCGGTGGCCACCGGCACCGCATCCGGCAAGAGCCTCTGCTTCACCGCTCCGATCCTGGACGCCCTCGTCCGCGATCCCAGCGCCCGCGCGCTCTGCCTGTTCCCGACGAAGGCGCTGGCCCAGGACCAGCTGGCGGCGCTGCACGGCTGGCAGGAAGCGCTCGATGCCGCTGCCCGGGACGCGGGCGACGCCGGTGCCGACCCGCCGCGGGTCGTGCTGGCGCCGGCGACGTACGACGGCGACACGCCGCAGGCGATGCGCGGCCGCATCCGCGCCGGCGCGCGGATCGTCCTGACGAACCCGGACATGCTCCACACCGGCTTGCTGCCGCACCACACGTCGTGGTCATCGTTCCTGGCCGGCCTCCGTTATGTCGTTATCGACGAGATCCACGTCTACCGCGGCGTGTTCGGCAGCCACGTGGCCAACGTGCTCCGGCGCCTGCGCCGCGTCGCGGCCTTTCACGGCGCCACCCCGCGCTTCGTTGTCCTGTCGGCGACGATCGCCAACCCGGCCGAACTTGCCGAGGCCCTCGCCGGCGCCGCGCCGACGCTCTTCGACGACGACGGCGCGCCGAGCGGCCGGCGGCTGTTCGCGTGCTACAACCCGCCCATCGTCGATGCCGCGCTGAACCTGCGCCGCGGCGTCGTGGCCGAGGCCGAGCCCGTCGCCCGCCACTTCCTGGCCGGCGGCGTCCAGACGATCGTCTTCGCCCGGGCTCGGCAGACGGCCGAGCTCCTCGTCCGGCTTCTCGGCGGCGGCGGGGGTCCGGCAGTGCGCGGCTACCGCGGCGGCTACACGGCCACGGAGCGCCGGGCGATCGAGGCCGACCTGCGCGACGGTCGGCTGCGCGGCGTCGTGGCCACGAACGCGCTCGAGCTCGGGATCGACATCGGCGAGCTCGACGCCTGCGTGATGATGGGCTACCCCGGCTCGATCGCCAGCGCGCGGCAGCAGGCCGGGCGCGTCGGGCGGCGGACCGGCACGGCGGTGGCGGTGCTCATCGCCGGCGGGTCGCCGCTCGACCAGTTCATCGTCCGCCACCCCGACTACCTCTTCGACCGCTCGCCCGAGGAGGCGCGCCTCGACCCGGACAACCTGCGGATCGTGCTCGAGCACGTCCGATGCGCGGCGTTCGAGCTGCCGTTCGGTGCCGAGGAGGCCGCGAGGCCGTTCGGGGCACCGCTCGGCGCGGCCGGCGGTGTGGACGGCGGCGCGGCCGGCGGCGCGACCGTCGGCGCGACCGGCGGCGTGGCCGTGGGCGATCTCCTGGCGGTCCTCGAGGCCGCGGGCAGCCTCTCGGCGCGCGGCGGCACGTGGTACTGGCTGGCCGATCGCTACCCGGCGGAGGGCGTCAACCTGCGCGGAGCCGCGAGCGACGTCGTGGCGATCGTCCGACAGAGTCCGGCGCGCGACAGCCTCGACGTCGCCCGGCAAGACATCCTCGGCACGATCGACCGATCCCGCGCCCCGCTCGTCGTCCACACCGGCGCCGTCTACCTGCACGACGGCACTCCGTGGCGGGTCGAGTCGCTGGACTGGGAGGCCGGCCGCGCGCTCGTCGTGCCGACGGACGGGGCCACGTACACCCGCGGCTCGGCCCGCGTCGACGTCGAGCCGATTCTGACGGCCGCCGAGCGGGACGAAGGTCCGTGCCGGGTGGGCTACGGCGAGCTGGAGGTCCGCTCCAAGCCGACGAGCTACCGCGAGCTGCGCTTCTCGACGAACGAAACCATCGGCTGGGGGACGATCGACCTGCCGGAGAGCGTGCACGTGGCGGGCGGCTACTGGTTCACGCTCGACGAAGCATGCGTCGAGCATCTGCGCGCGATCGGGCGCTGGGACTTCGATCCCTCGGGCGATCGCGGCCCGAACTGGCCCGTCCAGCGTGCCGCCGCCCTGGCGCGCGACGGCCACCGCTGTCGGCTGTGCGGCGCCGTTCCGCGCCCCGGACGGACACACGATGTCCACCACCTCCGCCCGTTCCGCCTATTCGGCTGGTTGAAGGGCATCAACGAGAACCACCGCCTGGCGAACGACCTCGACAACCTGATCACGCTCTGCCCTGCCTGCCACCGCCTGGCCGAACGCGCGCTCGGGCTGCACGGCGCGCTCAGCGGCGTCGGCTACGCGCTCGGCCACATCGCCCCGCTGCTCCTCATGTGCGATGCCGCGGACCTCGGGGTCACGACGACGGCCCACGCCCCGTGGTCCCAGCGGCCGACGGTCGTCGTCTACGAGCAGGCCGGCGGCGGCGTCGGCTTCGGCGAGGCGCTGTGGCGCCGCCACGCCGAGCTGATCGCGCTGTGCACGGACCTCGTCGAGGGCTGCCGCTGCACCTGGGGCTGCCCAAGCTGCGTCGGTCCGGGCGAGCCCGGGGGGGAGGCGAAGCGGCATGCGCGGGCGGTGTTGGGGGCGTTGGGGGGCGGGGGCAGGATGCCGGCGGCCTGA
- a CDS encoding VWA domain-containing protein, producing MLNRSNRAIAAATLGAVLVAAAMWLVPQGPSAPVAASELTQRNRISSCKGEMNGAVVTDTMLLCEQSAIVVDAAPACSSCPGGLNVVFVEVSEAFHADWQNDAAIGVLQHLDTIRSMTVRVAVVHYDSRQVVTRLRLTEQVSRARGPLNEPRLGHDPHGDFVGAAREALSILRDSRQDVERQGLPTPCEAVVFFASTKSAFPQDEQKMLEAAQLIKGDRVPLFVGCPESNTGDYCRTTRKMPSKSTWYAEVPDTRKLASAMSGQTRSLEKDVGVRTFGLSQLIPPGLEVEAGSIDPAPSEVIGTSGTTMTLKWEWRNPEARQPQTVTFKLKPLLTGVWPVDGEMQITDMDGIKAKVLMAQKVITVTGPCIRPSETPMPSDTPEPPPTSTPEPPPTPTPTDLPPTATPTREPQPIYLPVSLREPTCKNLERHADVVLVIDMSTSMNRQSVDGAQKKATVIDAAKAFVGRLDLTANEEGKSDHASIVGFNNDAWVQLEMTNDATAIMTALDTLDLRQKEGTRLDLAFLKGAEALQSGLRTTENMAVLVMLTDGLPNRVPADPETGRVEDTVIKAAQVAKDMGASVYTIGFGRSTGDDIIDLVYPELLAACATNPSMAYIEPRADRMAAIYGEIASVFTCPKERHDWSQPWP from the coding sequence ATGCTGAATCGTTCCAATCGGGCCATCGCCGCGGCCACGCTCGGCGCCGTGCTGGTGGCGGCAGCCATGTGGCTCGTGCCACAGGGTCCATCGGCGCCGGTGGCGGCGTCCGAACTGACGCAGCGCAACCGGATCAGCAGCTGCAAGGGCGAGATGAACGGCGCCGTCGTCACGGACACGATGCTCCTGTGCGAGCAGTCCGCGATCGTCGTCGACGCCGCGCCCGCGTGCTCGAGCTGTCCCGGCGGCCTGAACGTCGTCTTCGTCGAGGTATCGGAGGCGTTCCACGCCGACTGGCAGAACGACGCCGCGATCGGCGTGCTGCAGCACCTGGACACGATCCGCAGCATGACCGTGCGCGTGGCCGTCGTCCACTACGACAGCCGCCAAGTCGTCACGCGGTTGCGGCTGACGGAACAGGTTTCGCGCGCCCGGGGTCCGCTGAACGAGCCGCGGCTCGGCCATGATCCGCACGGCGACTTCGTCGGCGCAGCGCGCGAAGCGCTCTCGATCCTGCGCGACTCGCGCCAGGACGTCGAGCGCCAGGGCCTGCCGACGCCGTGTGAGGCGGTCGTGTTCTTCGCCTCGACGAAGAGCGCGTTCCCCCAGGATGAGCAGAAGATGCTCGAAGCGGCGCAACTGATCAAGGGCGACCGCGTCCCGCTGTTTGTCGGTTGTCCGGAGTCCAACACGGGCGACTACTGCCGCACAACGCGCAAAATGCCCTCCAAGTCCACGTGGTACGCCGAGGTTCCCGACACGCGCAAGCTGGCCAGCGCGATGAGCGGCCAGACGCGCAGCCTTGAGAAGGACGTCGGCGTCCGGACGTTCGGCCTCTCGCAGCTGATCCCGCCGGGCCTCGAGGTCGAGGCCGGCTCGATCGATCCGGCGCCGTCGGAGGTCATCGGCACGTCCGGGACGACGATGACGCTGAAGTGGGAGTGGCGGAACCCCGAGGCGCGGCAGCCGCAGACCGTGACGTTCAAGCTCAAGCCGCTGCTCACCGGCGTGTGGCCGGTGGACGGCGAGATGCAGATCACGGACATGGACGGCATCAAGGCCAAGGTCTTGATGGCGCAGAAGGTGATCACCGTCACCGGACCGTGCATCCGGCCCTCCGAAACGCCGATGCCGTCCGACACGCCCGAGCCCCCGCCGACGAGCACGCCCGAGCCCCCGCCGACACCGACGCCCACCGATCTCCCGCCGACGGCGACGCCGACGCGTGAGCCACAGCCGATCTACCTCCCGGTGTCGCTGCGCGAGCCGACCTGCAAGAACCTCGAGCGCCACGCCGACGTCGTCCTCGTCATCGACATGTCCACCAGCATGAACCGCCAGAGCGTGGACGGTGCGCAGAAGAAGGCCACCGTGATCGACGCCGCCAAGGCCTTCGTCGGGCGGCTGGACCTCACGGCCAACGAGGAGGGCAAGAGCGACCACGCCTCGATCGTCGGCTTCAACAACGATGCCTGGGTCCAGCTCGAGATGACGAACGACGCCACGGCGATCATGACCGCGCTCGACACCCTCGACCTGCGCCAGAAGGAAGGCACGCGCCTCGACTTGGCGTTCCTCAAGGGCGCCGAGGCGCTGCAGAGCGGCCTGCGCACCACCGAGAACATGGCCGTGCTCGTCATGCTGACCGACGGTCTGCCCAACCGCGTGCCGGCCGATCCGGAGACCGGCCGCGTCGAGGACACCGTCATCAAGGCGGCCCAGGTCGCCAAGGACATGGGCGCCAGCGTCTACACGATCGGCTTCGGCCGCTCGACCGGTGACGACATCATCGACCTCGTCTACCCCGAGCTGCTCGCGGCGTGCGCCACGAACCCGAGCATGGCCTACATCGAGCCGCGCGCCGACCGCATGGCCGCGATCTACGGCGAGATCGCCTCGGTCTTCACGTGCCCCAAGGAGCGGCACGACTGGAGCCAGCCCTGGCCATAG
- a CDS encoding bifunctional (p)ppGpp synthetase/guanosine-3',5'-bis(diphosphate) 3'-pyrophosphohydrolase gives MPTVPNAAAANPADDHSPSDHDVGAAELDRRLAALLGDVERRFGRGDAERVGQAYEAAAAAHASQRRKSGEAYIVHPLAVAQIVADFGLDPDAIAAALLHDVVEDTAVGDDELRRSFGDAVADLVRGVTKISEIEARDITAHQPREGKDKERDRELAHEAENLRRLLLASVDDLRVILIKMADRLHNMQTLGALKPERQARMARETLEIYAPLANRLGIWQFKSHFEDLSLKVLEPETYHLIDTVLSGRRAEHEAYLEAAIRTLQERLEAAGIDAVIKARAKHITSVYAKMKRKDMDADQILDVLAMRVLVDSNERCYSALGVIHQLWDPMEGEFDDYIAKKKPNLYRSLHTTVKGPDNRPLEIQIRTHDMDELAEYGIAAHWIYKENANLSAEVQRQIAELRRTLESRDADAPDALTFVEGLKADVFRDQVYVFTPKGRVLELPTGATPIDFAYRIHSEVGNRCRGALVNGKMVALNTPLNTGDTVKIVTTKGDDAGPSRDWANPALGYVVSAHARERIKQYFRRQIRSDSIRQGRDVVERVLRKLGMTRTKLEAVARLFGDDGVDDFLAAVGRQEIAAQTLSQRLLEHEATTLPPPKAKPIEPHGVPKTTAPVTLFGADQVQTRIARCCNPLPGEPVVGYLTRGRGVTLHRTDCRNIAAQRAREPERFIQVAWAPRKSQTVPVVLNVYAIDRSGLARDIADVISKSGINMQGISAIARDRDALAVVAVVVELESTDQLADLLDKLQNVTNVIEVRRTAG, from the coding sequence ATGCCAACGGTGCCGAATGCCGCCGCCGCGAACCCTGCGGATGACCACAGCCCGTCCGACCACGATGTCGGGGCGGCGGAGCTGGATCGACGGTTGGCGGCTCTGCTCGGCGACGTCGAGCGGCGCTTCGGTCGCGGCGATGCGGAGCGTGTCGGGCAGGCCTACGAGGCGGCGGCGGCGGCGCACGCCTCGCAGCGGCGCAAGAGCGGCGAGGCGTACATCGTCCATCCGCTTGCCGTCGCCCAGATCGTGGCGGACTTCGGCCTCGACCCGGACGCGATCGCCGCCGCCCTCCTGCACGACGTCGTCGAGGACACCGCCGTCGGTGACGACGAGCTGCGCCGGTCGTTCGGCGACGCGGTGGCGGATCTGGTGCGCGGCGTAACGAAGATCAGCGAGATCGAGGCGCGCGACATAACGGCGCACCAACCGCGGGAGGGCAAGGATAAGGAACGCGACCGCGAGTTGGCGCACGAGGCCGAGAACCTACGCCGGCTGCTGCTCGCATCGGTGGACGACCTGCGGGTGATTCTGATCAAGATGGCTGACCGCCTTCACAACATGCAGACGCTTGGCGCGCTGAAGCCCGAGCGGCAGGCGCGCATGGCCCGCGAGACGCTGGAGATCTACGCGCCGTTGGCGAACCGCCTGGGCATCTGGCAGTTCAAGTCGCACTTCGAGGACCTCTCGCTCAAGGTGCTCGAGCCCGAGACCTATCACTTGATCGACACCGTCCTCTCCGGCCGGCGCGCCGAGCATGAGGCGTACCTGGAGGCGGCGATCCGCACGCTCCAGGAGCGGCTCGAAGCAGCCGGTATCGACGCCGTGATCAAGGCGCGGGCCAAGCACATCACATCCGTCTACGCCAAGATGAAGCGCAAGGACATGGACGCCGACCAGATCCTCGACGTTCTGGCGATGCGCGTCCTCGTCGACTCGAACGAGCGGTGCTACAGCGCGCTCGGCGTCATCCATCAACTGTGGGATCCGATGGAGGGCGAGTTCGACGACTACATCGCCAAGAAGAAGCCGAACCTCTACCGCTCTCTCCACACGACGGTCAAGGGGCCGGACAACCGCCCGCTCGAGATCCAGATCCGCACGCACGACATGGACGAGCTGGCCGAGTACGGCATCGCGGCGCACTGGATCTACAAGGAGAACGCGAACCTCTCGGCCGAGGTGCAGCGCCAGATCGCCGAGCTTCGGCGCACGTTGGAGTCCCGCGACGCCGATGCACCCGACGCGCTCACGTTCGTCGAGGGGCTGAAGGCCGACGTCTTCCGCGACCAGGTGTACGTCTTCACGCCCAAGGGCCGCGTCCTCGAGCTACCGACCGGCGCGACGCCGATCGATTTCGCCTACCGGATCCACTCCGAGGTCGGCAACCGCTGCCGCGGCGCGCTCGTGAACGGCAAGATGGTCGCGCTGAACACGCCGCTGAACACGGGCGACACCGTCAAGATCGTCACGACCAAGGGCGACGACGCCGGCCCGAGCCGCGATTGGGCGAACCCTGCGCTCGGCTACGTGGTTTCGGCGCACGCGCGCGAGCGGATCAAGCAGTACTTCCGCCGTCAGATCCGGTCGGACTCCATCCGCCAGGGCCGGGACGTCGTCGAGCGCGTGCTGCGCAAGCTCGGCATGACGCGCACCAAGCTCGAGGCCGTCGCCCGCCTGTTCGGCGACGACGGCGTGGACGACTTCCTGGCCGCCGTCGGCCGACAGGAGATCGCCGCGCAGACGCTGTCGCAGCGATTGCTGGAGCACGAGGCGACGACGCTGCCGCCGCCCAAGGCCAAGCCGATCGAGCCGCACGGCGTCCCGAAGACCACCGCGCCGGTGACGCTCTTCGGCGCCGACCAGGTACAGACGCGCATCGCCCGGTGCTGCAACCCGCTGCCGGGCGAGCCCGTCGTGGGCTACCTCACGCGCGGGCGCGGTGTTACGCTGCATCGGACGGACTGCCGCAACATCGCCGCCCAGCGCGCCCGCGAGCCCGAGCGCTTCATCCAGGTGGCGTGGGCGCCGCGCAAGAGCCAGACCGTGCCGGTGGTATTGAACGTCTACGCGATCGACCGCAGCGGCCTCGCGCGGGACATCGCGGATGTGATCAGCAAGAGCGGCATCAACATGCAGGGCATCAGCGCCATCGCGCGCGACCGCGATGCGCTGGCTGTTGTTGCCGTTGTAGTCGAGTTAGAATCGACCGATCAGTTGGCCGACCTGCTCGACAAGCTGCAGAACGTGACGAACGTCATCGAGGTCCGCCGCACCGCTGGCTGA
- a CDS encoding class I SAM-dependent methyltransferase — MTSVGRIVLKSGRDKPVRNGHPWIFSGAVGTLSGDPQGGDVVDVCDAEGAWLARGHYSPSSQIVVRLMTWDEDEDLDGDAWRWRLTRAVALRARLGLLADPDGACRLVHAESDGLPGLVVDRYGPWLVLQALSVGADAARARIAPLIAEAVAVHVPVRGVYERSTDDVRDKEGLAPTAGPLWGEPPPPSVTVRERGVADPIAFDVDIVAGHKTGAYLDQATNRRTVAGWCGGADVLNAFSYTGGFALHALAAGARHVVNVDSSGPALAQAAAAAARAGWVVADGREDAEDADAGAAAATGTGRMTNVETNVFGYLRACRAAGRSFDVVILDPPKFVHHAGQVDKAARAYKDLMYVALQILRPEGILATFSCSGLLTTDLFGKIAFGAATDAGRDVQILERLGQPADHPVRLAFPEGAYLKGLVCRVMPGRGDEAVTTSTA, encoded by the coding sequence ATGACCTCCGTTGGCCGGATCGTGCTGAAGTCGGGCCGGGACAAGCCGGTCCGCAACGGCCACCCTTGGATCTTCTCGGGCGCCGTCGGCACCCTGAGCGGCGATCCGCAGGGCGGCGATGTCGTCGACGTGTGCGACGCCGAAGGCGCGTGGCTGGCCCGCGGGCACTACAGCCCGTCGTCGCAGATCGTCGTACGCCTGATGACGTGGGATGAGGACGAAGACCTCGACGGCGATGCCTGGCGCTGGCGCTTGACGCGCGCCGTCGCGCTGCGGGCGCGCCTTGGCCTGCTGGCCGACCCCGACGGCGCCTGCCGCCTGGTCCACGCCGAGTCCGACGGCCTGCCCGGCCTTGTCGTCGACCGCTACGGCCCGTGGCTCGTCCTCCAGGCGCTGTCCGTCGGCGCCGACGCGGCGCGCGCGCGCATCGCGCCGCTGATCGCCGAGGCCGTGGCGGTTCACGTGCCCGTGCGCGGCGTGTACGAGCGCAGCACGGACGACGTGCGTGACAAGGAGGGACTGGCGCCCACCGCCGGCCCGCTGTGGGGCGAGCCGCCGCCGCCGTCCGTGACGGTGCGCGAGCGGGGCGTCGCGGACCCGATCGCCTTCGACGTCGACATCGTCGCCGGCCACAAGACGGGCGCCTACCTCGACCAAGCCACGAACCGCCGCACGGTGGCCGGCTGGTGCGGCGGCGCCGACGTTCTGAACGCGTTCAGCTACACGGGCGGCTTCGCGCTGCACGCCCTGGCGGCCGGCGCGCGCCACGTCGTCAACGTCGACAGCTCCGGGCCGGCACTGGCGCAGGCTGCTGCTGCGGCGGCGCGGGCCGGCTGGGTCGTGGCCGACGGACGGGAGGATGCCGAGGACGCGGACGCCGGCGCCGCCGCCGCGACGGGCACGGGGCGGATGACGAACGTCGAGACGAACGTCTTCGGCTACCTGCGCGCCTGCCGCGCGGCCGGCCGGTCGTTCGACGTCGTCATCCTCGACCCCCCCAAGTTCGTCCACCACGCCGGGCAGGTCGACAAGGCGGCACGGGCCTACAAGGACCTCATGTACGTCGCGCTGCAGATCCTGCGGCCGGAAGGGATCCTGGCGACGTTCTCGTGCAGCGGGCTCCTGACGACCGACCTGTTCGGCAAGATCGCGTTCGGCGCCGCCACGGATGCCGGGCGCGACGTCCAGATCCTCGAGCGCCTCGGCCAGCCGGCGGACCATCCGGTGCGGCTGGCGTTCCCGGAGGGGGCGTACTTGAAGGGGTTGGTTTGCCGGGTGATGCCGGGGCGAGGGGA